A genomic stretch from Falco naumanni isolate bFalNau1 chromosome 4, bFalNau1.pat, whole genome shotgun sequence includes:
- the ARRDC2 gene encoding arrestin domain-containing protein 2 isoform X1, which produces MLFDRLKRFSIVLEGTGGDAPAAFSPGQAVAGRVVLELTAAARLGALRLRAMGAARVHWSESRSAGSSTAYTQSYSDQVEFLSHRDTLLAPPDNGEVTVLQAGRHEFPFTFQLPETLATSFEGKHGSVRYWVKAKLHRPWSTVKKVKKEFTVIEPIDINTPALLAPQAGAKEKLARAWYCNRGQVSVTVKIDRKGYTPGEVIPIFAEIDNCTSRAVVPKAAIIQTQTFIARGTKKQKKSVVTSIVGDSIAAGKREVWHGRALKIPPVGPSILQCRIIQVEYSLKVCVDIPGTSKLLLELPLVIGTIPLHPFGSRTSSVSSQYSVNLDWLSSIPEQAEAPPEYSAVVSSPEAEQSLAPPCRSELGGILEGPFFAYIQEFRFRPPPLYSEIDPNPPSDNIRPRCMTC; this is translated from the exons ATGCTCTTCGATCGGCTCAAACGCTTTTCCATCGTGCTGGAGGGGACGGGGGGGGATGCCCCGGCCGCCTTCAGCCCCGGGCAGGCGGTGGCGGGCCGCGTGGTGCTGGAGCTGACGGCGGCGGCGCGGCTGGGAGCCCTGAGGCTGCGGGCGATGGGCGCTGCCCGCGTCCACTGGAGCGAGTCCCGCAGCGCCGGCTCCAGCACCGCCTACACGCAGAGCTACAGCGACCAGGTGGAGTTTCTCAGCCACCGCGACACGTTGCTGGCACCCCCAG ACAACGGTGAAGTCACTGTCCTGCAGGCAGGAAGGCACGAGTTCCCCTTCACCTTCCAGCTCCCTGA GACCCTGGCTACCTCCTTTGAGGGAAAGCACGGCAGCGTGCGCTACTGGGTGAAAGCCAAACTGCACAGACCCTGGTCGACAGTGAAGAAAGTGAAGAAGGAGTTCACTGTGATTGAACCCATAGACATCAACACGCCTGCGCTGCTG gctCCCCAGGCAGGTGCTAAGGAGAAACTTGCTCGTGCCTGGTACTGCAATCGTGGCCAGGTTTCTGTGACCGTCAAGATTGACCGAAAAGGCTACACCCCAG GTGAGGTCATCCCTATCTTTGCTGAGATTGACAACTGCACTAGCCGGGCGGTGGTGCCCAAGGCGGCCATCATCCAGACTCAGACCTTCATCGCTCGGGGCACCAAGAAGCAGAAGAAGTCGGTGGTGACCAGCATCGTTGGTGATTCCATTGCAGCAGGGAAGCGGGAAGTGTGGCATGGGCGGGCGCTGAAGATCCCACCGGTTGGGCCATCCATCCTCCAGTGCCGCATCATCCAGGTGGAATATTCTCTGAAG GTTTGTGTGGATATTCCTGGGACATCCAAGCTGCTCCTTGAACTGCCGCTTGTCATTGGCACCATCCCGCTGCATCCATTTGGCAGCCGCACATCCAGCGTCAGCAGCCAGTACAGCGTCAACCTGGACTGGCTGAGCTCCATCCCGGAGCAGGCGGAGG CTCCCCCTGAATACTCTGCGGTCGTGTCCAGCCCGGAggctgagcagagcctggctccgCCGTGCCGCAGTGAACTTGGTGGCATCCTAGAAGGTCCCTTTTTTGCCTACATCCAGGAGTTTCGCTTCCGACCACCTCCGCTGTATTCAGAG ATTGACCCCAATCCCCCTTCAGACAACATCCGTCCACGCTGCATGACCTGTTGA
- the PEX11G gene encoding peroxisomal membrane protein 11C yields the protein MAAGALSGLVAALETYRGRDRVVRALCYGCQLAGGALAGPQAPPSGLPGSLLAVSAQLSACRTALRLFDDFAVLSYSCGYGLGPKDEDGLVRGLSVLCNLANQLYYPCEHVAWAADIGIIHGGSQKWWTLSMVLWASSLLLSILRSLRILFLLRRKLRQHKCISLPLSRKEMKAQVKAEVLSIITDVADISNAIHWLPPGFLWAGRFPPWLVGLLGTVSSLIGIYQTSRGGNSEAV from the exons ATGGCGGCGGGCGCTCTCAGCGGCCTGGTCGCCGCGCTGGAGACCTACCGCGGCCGCGACCGGGTG GTCCGTGCGCTCTGCTATGGCTGTCAGCTGGCGGGCGGGGCGCTGGCCGGGCCGCAGGCCCCTCCGTCCGGGCTGCCCGGGAGCCTCCTGGCCGTGTCGGCCCAGCTGAGCGCCTGCCGCACGGCCTTGCGCCTCTTCGACGACTTCGCTGTGCTCAGCTACAGCTGTGGCTACGGGCTGGGCCCTAAG GACGAGGACGGCCTGGTGCGGGGGCTGTCGGTGCTCTGCAACCTGGCCAACCAGCTGTATTACCCCTGCGAGCACGTTGCCTGGGCGGCAGACATTGGCATCATCCACGGCGGCTCTCAGAAGTGGTGGACTCTGAGCATGGTGCTCTGGGCCTCATCCCTGCTCCTGAGTATCCTGCG ATCCCTGAgaatcttgtttcttttaagaagaaagCTGAGGCAGCACAAGTG TATATCTTTGCCTCTGAGTCGAAAGGAAATGAAAGCCCAAGTGAAGGCTGAAGTTTTGAGCATCATCACAGATGTAGCAGATATCTCCAACGCAATCCATTGGCTACCTCCAGGATTTCTTTGGGCTGGACGGTTTCCTCCATGGTTAGTAGGTCTCCTGGGGACTGTATCTTCCCTGATTGGTATCTACCAAACATCTAGAGGAGGAAATTCTGAAGCTGTATAA
- the ARRDC2 gene encoding arrestin domain-containing protein 2 isoform X2: MQPLGRVQSLAVELEDGQVWGAYSSGELLHGRVQLELRSPLQLRALEVYARGCAAVHWLESFSVGLSILYRDYTANQTFLYRRCQLIPDNGEVTVLQAGRHEFPFTFQLPETLATSFEGKHGSVRYWVKAKLHRPWSTVKKVKKEFTVIEPIDINTPALLAPQAGAKEKLARAWYCNRGQVSVTVKIDRKGYTPGEVIPIFAEIDNCTSRAVVPKAAIIQTQTFIARGTKKQKKSVVTSIVGDSIAAGKREVWHGRALKIPPVGPSILQCRIIQVEYSLKVCVDIPGTSKLLLELPLVIGTIPLHPFGSRTSSVSSQYSVNLDWLSSIPEQAEAPPEYSAVVSSPEAEQSLAPPCRSELGGILEGPFFAYIQEFRFRPPPLYSEIDPNPPSDNIRPRCMTC; the protein is encoded by the exons ATGCAGCCCCTGGGGCGCGTGCAGAGCTTGGCGGTGGAGCTGGAGGATGGGCAGGTGTGGGGTGCCTACAGCAGCGGGGAGCTGCTGCATGGCCGGGTGCAGCTGGAGCTACGCAGCCCGCTGCAGCTACGGGCGCTGGAAGTGTATGCTCGCGGCTGCGCTGCCGTGCACTGGCTGGAGAGCTTCAGCGTGGGGCTCAGTATCCTCTACCGTGACTACACAGCCAACCAGACCTTCCTGTACCGCCGCTGCCAGCTCATCCCTG ACAACGGTGAAGTCACTGTCCTGCAGGCAGGAAGGCACGAGTTCCCCTTCACCTTCCAGCTCCCTGA GACCCTGGCTACCTCCTTTGAGGGAAAGCACGGCAGCGTGCGCTACTGGGTGAAAGCCAAACTGCACAGACCCTGGTCGACAGTGAAGAAAGTGAAGAAGGAGTTCACTGTGATTGAACCCATAGACATCAACACGCCTGCGCTGCTG gctCCCCAGGCAGGTGCTAAGGAGAAACTTGCTCGTGCCTGGTACTGCAATCGTGGCCAGGTTTCTGTGACCGTCAAGATTGACCGAAAAGGCTACACCCCAG GTGAGGTCATCCCTATCTTTGCTGAGATTGACAACTGCACTAGCCGGGCGGTGGTGCCCAAGGCGGCCATCATCCAGACTCAGACCTTCATCGCTCGGGGCACCAAGAAGCAGAAGAAGTCGGTGGTGACCAGCATCGTTGGTGATTCCATTGCAGCAGGGAAGCGGGAAGTGTGGCATGGGCGGGCGCTGAAGATCCCACCGGTTGGGCCATCCATCCTCCAGTGCCGCATCATCCAGGTGGAATATTCTCTGAAG GTTTGTGTGGATATTCCTGGGACATCCAAGCTGCTCCTTGAACTGCCGCTTGTCATTGGCACCATCCCGCTGCATCCATTTGGCAGCCGCACATCCAGCGTCAGCAGCCAGTACAGCGTCAACCTGGACTGGCTGAGCTCCATCCCGGAGCAGGCGGAGG CTCCCCCTGAATACTCTGCGGTCGTGTCCAGCCCGGAggctgagcagagcctggctccgCCGTGCCGCAGTGAACTTGGTGGCATCCTAGAAGGTCCCTTTTTTGCCTACATCCAGGAGTTTCGCTTCCGACCACCTCCGCTGTATTCAGAG ATTGACCCCAATCCCCCTTCAGACAACATCCGTCCACGCTGCATGACCTGTTGA
- the LOC121087359 gene encoding ectoderm-neural cortex protein 1-like, producing MSVSSHENRKSRSSSGSMNIHLFHKPGHADSLLTHLNLLRKRHLFTDVVLRAGNQAFHCHRAVLASCSRYFDAMFSGGLKESRDAEVNFHDSLHPEVLELLLDYAYSARVLINEENAESLLEAGDMLQFQDIRDASADFLEKNLYPGNCLNMLLLSDAHCCQRLLELSWRMALANFTSLCKTEDFLRLPKDKLLELVESEELEVEDETLVYEAVIGWIRYDLPRRHEVLPELLRSVRLALLPESYLRKQVACEKLVTSHKLGEEIVADAVRCKMKILQNDGLVTGCCARPRKVSQALLLLGGQTFMCDKIYMLDHKTSEIIPHADIPSPRKECSACAIGCKVYITGGKGSENSASKDVWVYDTLHDEWAKAAPMLVARFGHGSAELDHSLYVVGGHTAVSGAFPASPSVSLKQVEHYDPQLDKWSLVAPLREGVSNAAVVGAKMKLFVFGGTSANQEKLPKVQCFDPCQNRWTVPASCPQPWRYTAAAVVGSHIIIIGGDTEFSASSAYRFHSDTYQWSKFGDVTAKRISCRAVTSGNRLYVVGGYCGAQRCKTLDCYDPSSDTWSSITTVPYSLIPTAFVSTWKYLSA from the coding sequence ATGTCTGTCAGCAGTCACGAGAATCGGAAATCCCGCTCGAGCTCCGGCTCCATGAACATCCATCTCTTCCACAAACCAGGCCACGCTGACAGCCTCCTCACCCACCTCAATCTGCTCCGCAAGCGGCACCTCTTCACTGATGTGGTTCTGCGAGCGGGGAACCAGGCCTTCCACTGCCACCGGGCTGTCCTGGCCTCATGCAGCCGCTACTTTGACGCTATGTTCAGTGGAGGCCTGAAAGagagcagagatgctgaggTCAACTTCCATGATTCCCTCCACCCcgaggtgctggagctgctgctggactATGCCTACTCGGCCCGGGTGCTGATTAACGAGGAGAACGCGGAGTCCTTGCTGGAGGCTGGGGACATGTTGCAATTTCAGGATATTCGGGATGCTTCGGCTGATTTTCTGGAGAAGAATCTCTACCCAGGGAATTGTTtgaacatgctgctgctgtctgatGCCCACTGCTGCCAGCGGCTGCTGGAGCTGTCCTGGAGGATGGCATTGGCCAACTTCACCTCACTCTGCAAGACTGAAGATTTCCTCCGACTGCCCAAAGAcaagctgctggagctggtggagaGCGAGGAGCTGGAGGTAGAGGATGAGACGCTGGTCTATGAAGCTGTTATAGGTTGGATCCGGTACGATTTGCCCCGACGCCATGAAGttctgccagagctgctgcgcTCTGTCCGCCTGGCCCTTCTGCCCGAGTCCTACCTGCGGAAGCAAGTGGCCTGTGAGAAGCTGGTGACCAGCCACAAGCTGGGGGAGGAGATCGTGGCTGATGCTGTACGATGCAAAATGAAGATCCTGCAAAACGACGGCCTTGTGACAGGGTGCTGTGCCCGACCCCGCAAGGTCAGCCAGGCCCTGCTGTTGCTTGGTGGCCAGACCTTCATGTGCGACAAGATCTATATGCTGGATCATAAAACCAGTGAGATCATTCCTCATGCCGACATCCCAAGCCCTCGTAAAGAGTGCAGTGCCTGCGCTATTGGGTGCAAAGTGTACATCACCGGTGGCAAAGGCTCCGAGAACAGCGCTTCCAAAGACGTCTGGGTTTACGACACCCTCCATGATGAGTGGGCAAAAGCTGCTCCCATGCTGGTGGCGCGGTTTGGCCATGGCTCTGCTGAGCTGGACCACAGTCTGTACGTGGTGGGGGGTCACACAGCAGTGAGTGGTGCCTTCCCGGCCTCTCCTTCTGTCTCGCTCAAGCAAGTCGAACACTATGACCCGCAGCTGGATAAATGGTCCTTGGTGGCTCCTCTCCGAGAAGGTGTAAGCAACGCCGCTGTGGTGGGAGCCAAGATGAAGCTGTTTGTTTTCGGTGGCACCAGTGCCAACCAGGAGAAGCTGCCCAAGGTGCAGTGCTTTGACCCCTGCCAGAATCGCTGGACGGtgcctgccagctgcccccagccttgGCGGTACACGGCTGCCGCCGTGGTGGGCAGCCACATCATCATCATTGGGGGGGACACGGAGTTCTCTGCCAGCTCCGCTTACCGTTTCCACAGTGATACCTACCAGTGGTCCAAATTTGGGGATGTCACCGCTAAGCGCATCAGCTGCCGCGCTGTTACATCGGGTAACAGACTGTACGTGGTGGGGGGCTACTGCGGGGCTCAGCGCTGCAAAACACTGGACTGTTACGACCCATCATCCGACACTTGGAGCAGCATCACAACAGTGCCTTACTCCCTCATCCCCACCGCCTTCGTCAGCACCTGGAAGTACCTGTCTGCCTGA
- the TEX45 gene encoding LOW QUALITY PROTEIN: testis-expressed protein 45 (The sequence of the model RefSeq protein was modified relative to this genomic sequence to represent the inferred CDS: deleted 2 bases in 2 codons; substituted 1 base at 1 genomic stop codon) translates to MHADPSIRILTSMMRQSFPCPPTPLQRHPQSTAKKWKDNFPCGDREKIRLPTSVYTSSCPAHEIQLPPRPWHSHRGCVPIIDEAGAPYYHTSYQAQFKGEWTPPAKPSEKHILMSHINLGDHRSSGAVSKQKHAYSAPDKRTHRVYDKEHAASQIYRMNLQLGDGCIGFSTSTSEHFPVHDPEHVTIARPNMFASSIPRGDEDPERNKASASAATTKLSYPETDRWNLAPKPDLPLQKHQSNICLGDEHSGSCFFSITQQSTFQPPHQSQRVMADSKRHRESHIPFNYHNXSSVTTTQAMLVPHRQQKQRLSEDMLQQLKCSHLELPWRTQDRFRTEQKDEFMSKPGVPAEIQKGNSQVSCVPLGTLKKYCPWRKMLFAPGSSPFFTDHPELAALRTPYTSCYHPGALLLAPLCVITGNIYFLSNSI, encoded by the exons ATGCATGCAGACCCCAGCATCCGCATCCTCACCTCGATGATGAGGCAGagcttcccctgccctcccaccccccttcAAAGACACCCGCAGTCCACAGCCAAGAAGTGGAAGGATAACTTCCCTTGtggagacagagagaaaataaggcTCCCTACATCTGTCTACACCTCCTCATGCCCAGCACATGAGATCCAGCTCCCTCCCAGGCCATGGCATTCGCACAGGG GATGTGTTCCCATTATTGATGAGGCTGGAGCACCCTATTACCACACTTCTTATCAAGCACAGTTTAAGGGTGAATGGACCCCACCTGCAAAGCCAAGTGAAAAG CACATATTAATGTCTCATATTAATTTGGGGGATCACAGAAGCAGTGGAGCTGTGAGCAAGCAGAAACATGCCTACAGTGCACCAGACAAGAGGACACACAG AGTCTATGACAAGGAACATGCTGCCTCGCAGATCTACCGCATGAACCTGCAGCTGGGGGATGGCTGCATCGGATTCTCCACCTCGACGTCGGAGCACTTCCCAGTACACGATCCAG AGCATGTAACTATTGCCCGTCCAAACATGTTTGCCTCATCCATCCCCAGAGGCGATGAAGACCCTGAGAGAAATAAAGCATCGGCAAGTGCTGCTACTACAAAGCTCTCCTACCCAGAG ACTGACAGGTGGAACCTTGCACCGAAGCCTGACTTGCCACTTCAGAAACATCAAAGCAACATCTGC TTGGGAGATGAGCATTCAGGCTCCTGTTTCTTCAGCATAACACAGCAGTCA ACTTTTCAGCCGCCCCACCAGAGCCAGAGGGTGATGGCAGACAGCAAGAGACACCGTGAGAGCCACATCCCCTTCAACTACCACA ATTAAAGTTCTGTCACAACCACACAGGCCATGCTGGTCCCACACAGACAGCAGAAACAACGACTCTCTGAAGACATGCTACAGCAG TTGAAATGCTCACACCTGGAGCTACCCTGGAGGACACAGGACCGCTTCAGGACTGAACAGAAAGATGAGTTCATGTCCAAGCCAGGAGTCCCAGCAGAAATCCAAAAGGGAAACTCCCAAGTGAGTTGCGTCCCCCTTGGAACCTTGAAAAAATACTGTCCCTGGAGGAAGATGCTCTTTGCACCAGGATCTTCTCCCTTCTTCACTGACCACCCAGAACTTGCTGCACTGCGGACTCCCTACACATCATGTTACCATCCTGGTGCCCTGCTCTTGGCCCCTCTATGTGTTATTACAGGGAACATTTATTTCTTGAGCAATTCAATTTGA